In Theobroma cacao cultivar B97-61/B2 unplaced genomic scaffold, Criollo_cocoa_genome_V2, whole genome shotgun sequence, a single genomic region encodes these proteins:
- the LOC18594612 gene encoding cytochrome P450 71B36 encodes MSKLFRNKEAMNGEVRIPVWLPFLLLFSSLFFLMKKIVAKRRRRSNQLPPGPPKLPIIGNLHQLGSLPHRSLQQLSKKYGPVMLLQLGSVPTLVVSSAKTAQQVLKTYDLECCSRPLLAATGRLSYSYLDVAFTPYGNYWKEMRKICLLELLSVKRVQSFRFIREEEVALMIDSISQSSSSGNPVNLSHKSMSLNMEVICRVAFGNSFRDGGLDVYKFEGLVQEAFSIMGSFSASDFFPRVGWIIDRITGMHGRLERIFHDLDLFYQEVIDDHLSSERHKQEKDEDIIDVLLKIKKNQADSSAFQITHDHIKAILMNIFFAGVETGAAVVGWAMVELARNPRVMKKAQEEIRNYVGEKGKISESDIDQLQYLKLVVKEALRFHPPGAFLIPRESRSQFTINGYNVYPKTRIYVNIWAIGRDPESWENPGQFYPERFIDSPLDYKGHHFEFLPFGAGRRGCPGMNMGMFMVELALANLLYHFDWKLPNGLKEEDLNMEEAAGLSNHVKQALVLVPTKYQ; translated from the exons ATGTCCAAGCTTTTCAGGAACAAAGAAGCCATGAATGGTGAGGTTCGGATACCCGTATGGCTTCCATTTCTACTACTTTTCTCCTCACTattttttctaatgaaaaaGATAGTAGCAAAGAGGCGTAGGCGTAGCAACCAACTCCCTCCAGGGCCTCCTAAGCTTCCAATCATAGGCAACTTACACCAACTTGGTTCATTGCCTCACCGCTCTTTGCAGCAACTATCCAAGAAATATGGCCCTGTCATGCTGCTTCAGCTTGGCAGTGTTCCTACTCTGGTTGTCTCCTCAGCTAAAACAGCCCAGCAAGTCTTGAAAACCTACGATCTTGAATGTTGCAGTAGGCCTCTTTTAGCTGCCACTGGGAGACTGTCCTACAGTTATCTTGATGTAGCTTTCACTCCATATGGAAATTACTGGAAGGAGATGAGAAAAATATGTCTTCTCGAGCTGCTTAGTGTTAAAAGGGTTCAATCCTTTCGGTTCataagagaagaagaagttgctttGATGATAGACTCAATCTCTCAATCATCCTCTTCTGGAAATCCTGTTAATCTTTCTCATAAATCCATGTCTCTTAATATGGAAGTAATTTGCAGGGTTGCTTTTGGCAATAGTTTTCGAGACGGGGGACTCGATGTTTACAAATTTGAAGGACTGGTTCAAGAAGCTTTTAGCATTATGGGGAGTTTCTCTGCATCTGACTTCTTTCCTCGTGTTGGTTGGATCATAGATAGGATTACAGGAATGCATGGAAGGCTTGAAAGGATTTTCCATGATCTGGATCTTTTCTACCAAGAGGTTATAGATGACCACCTGAGTTCAGAGAGgcacaagcaagaaaaagatgaGGATATAATTGATGTTTTgctgaaaataaagaaaaatcaagcCGACTCTTCTGCTTTCCAAATCACCCATGATCATATTAAGGCAATCCTTATG AATATATTTTTCGCTGGAGTTGAGACTGGTGCAGCTGTAGTTGGGTGGGCAATGGTCGAGCTTGCTAGGAACCCAAGAGTGATGAAGAAAGCGCAAGAAGAAATCAGAAACTACGTcggagagaaaggaaagatcTCTGAAAGTGACATTGATCAGCTTCAATACCTCAAGTTGGTTGTCAAGGAAGCTTTGAGATTTCATCCTCCAGGAGCATTCCTAATTCCCAGAGAATCCAGGTCCCAATTCACCATCAATGGTTACAATGTTTACCCCAAAACCCGCATCTATGTGAACATTTGGGCAATAGGAAGAGATCCTGAGAGCTGGGAAAACCCCGGCCAATTCTACCCGGAAAGGTTCATTGATAGCCCCCTTGATTACAAAGGGCATCATTTCGAGTTTCTGCCATTTGGTGCAGGTCGAAGAGGCTGCCCTGGAATGAATATGGGAATGTTCATGGTGGAACTTGCACTCGCAAATCTCTTATATCATTTCGATTGGAAATTGCCGAATGGCCTGAAAGAGGAAGATCTCAACATGGAAGAGGCAGCTGGTCTATCAAATCATGTGAAACAAGCTTTAGTACTCGTGCCTACTAAATATCAGTAG